Proteins from one Nilaparvata lugens isolate BPH chromosome 10, ASM1435652v1, whole genome shotgun sequence genomic window:
- the LOC120353353 gene encoding odorant receptor coreceptor-like, with amino-acid sequence MLRDDSFFERCVQECMRENIQHHIEILKFFSLYQDLSSTIFGVIIGVSMMILASLSLVLTKTELLSFETLKFAFFFFVELLVVFGYCLMGTFLTDSSLEIPSALYNCHWYYLNEKHRRMLRIFQINSSISIELRGNGLFLIDLQLFVQIVQTTYSIFNIFTSMES; translated from the exons ATGCTGAGAGATGATTCATTCTTCGAAAGATGCGTTCAAGAGTGCATGAGGGAGAATATACAACACCACATTGAAATCCTAAA gTTTTTCAGTCTCTATCAGGATTTATCGTCAACCATCTTTGGTGTGATTATAGGCGTAAGCATGATGATCCTCGCATCCCTATCACTAGTGCTCACAAAG ACGGAGCTACTATCATTTGAAACATTAAAGTTTGCATTCTTCTTTTTTGTGGAGCTTTTGGTCGTATTTGGTTATTGCTTAATGGGAACGTTTCTTACTGATAGC agtCTAGAGATTCCAAGTGCCCTGTACAACTGTCATTGGTATTACCTGAATGAAAAACATAGGAGAATGTTGAGAATATTCCAAATAAATTCCTCAATAAGTATTGAACTGAGAGGCAATGGACTTTTCTTGATAGATCTTCAGTTATTTGTCCAG ATTGTTCAGAcaacatattcaatttttaatattttcacgTCCATGGAGAGCTAA
- the LOC120353354 gene encoding uncharacterized protein LOC120353354 — protein MYHLKSIHLVFYNLKPDREQHLIQIYRCIWVLWEIEKDDWESVLRGLDKSRVKFVIASGLIVSPDQPWLAFNLFMISVSFVIMSFFVYVGGMSIYFARNDLVAFVEIAHAYTFVCAFWVLLFVHYMFKVPFAHELLQTIDGGIFEYKTKYGRDNDEKLINKMRFYHSLFQKLFHSAIATALAILCFLGPFIIKFFGNEDRKKIKEINYNFPVPLWFPFNTDTVLGFSLAYGILFFQISLIAVYLSAAIPFLVYVAFEINTQYIILKNSILNLEQRALERYNVACSVTETQIQLLREDPIFERCVQESLKENLLHHIEILRFFSLYQDLSSTIFGIIIGVSMVILASLSLVLTKIELFSFETVKFAFFFIVELVVVFGYCLMGTFLTDGSLEIPSALYNCPWYNLNENHRRMLRVFQINSSISIELRGNGLFLIDLQLFVQIVQTTYSIFNIFSSMET, from the exons atGTATCATTTAAAATCCATCCATCTTGTGTTCTACAACCTGAAACCAGATAGAGAGCAACATCTCATACAGATTTACAGGTGCATCTG GGTGCTATGGGAAATTGAGAAGGACGACTGGGAAAGCGTTTTGAGAGGACTGGACAAATCTCGAGTGAAGTTTGTGATAGCATCGGGCCTAATCGTGTCCCCGGACCAACCCTGGTTGGCATTCAATCTGTTCATGATATCCGTGTCTTTTGTAATCATGTCGTTCTTTGTTTACGTGGGCGGCATGAGCATCTACTTTGCGCGCAACGACCTTGTAGCGTTCGTAGAGATCGCACACGCCTACACGTTTGTGTGCGCATTTTGGGTGCTTCTGTTCGTGCACTACATGTTCAAAGTGCCCTTCGCTCATGAGCTTCTTCAAACCATAGATGGTGGAATATTTGAGTACAAGACAAAGTACGGCAGAGACAACGACGAGAAACTCATCAACAAAATGAGATTCTACCACTCACTTTTCCAAAAACTTTTCCATTCTGCTATAGCTACAGCTTTAGCAATCCTGTGTTTCTTGGGTCCCTTCATCATCAAGTTTTTCGGAAACGAAGACCGAAAAAAGATCAAGGAAATAAACTACAATTTCCCTGTACCGTTGTGGTTCCCCTTCAACACAGACACGGTACTTGGATTCAGTCTAGCCTACGGTATACTTTTCTTCCAAATCTCTCTGATTGCCGTCTATCTATCAGCTGCTATTCCTTTCCTGGTTTATGTAGCGTTTGAGATCAACACTCAgtacatcattttgaaaaattctataCTGAATCTTGAGCAACGGGCCTTGGAGAGATACAATGTGGCTTGCAGTGTAACAGAAACTCAGATTCAATTGCTGAGGGAAGACCCAATATTTGAAAGATGTGTGCAGGAGAGCCTGAAAGAGAATTTACTGCATCACATAGAAATTCTGAG ATTTTTCAGTCTATATCAGGACTTATCATCAACGATTTTTGGTATCATAATAGGGGTCAGCATGGTGATACTCGCATCCTTGTCTCTCGTGCTCACAAAG ATAGAGCTATTCTCATTTGAGACAGtgaaatttgcatttttctttataGTGGAGTTAGTGGTGGTGTTTGGCTATTGTCTGATGGGGACTTTTCTAACTGATGGA AGCTTAGAAATACCAAGTGCGTTATATAATTGCCCGTGGTATAACTTGAATGAGAATCATAGAAGGATGCTGCGAGTGTTCCAAATTAATTCCTCGATAAGTATTGAACTGAGAGGCAATGGACTGTTCTTGATTGATCTACAGTTATTTGTCCAG atAGTTCAAACGACAtactcaatattcaatattttctcatCTATGGAGACTTAA